From the Primulina tabacum isolate GXHZ01 chromosome 15, ASM2559414v2, whole genome shotgun sequence genome, one window contains:
- the LOC142526651 gene encoding serine/threonine-protein phosphatase 5-like isoform X2 produces MAIMRYTGLTVRLRTPNWKNMEVPYRTLQQLLKSTPDIPRGITDGVQHIWPWESLKKLLRIFNKCGLFVAFVKRISPNDPDATKKLKECEKAVMKLKFEDAISVPESERHSLADSIDYHTIDVEPQYTGARIGDVVTLDFVKKMMNDFKNQKCLHKRYAYQIVLQLREMLRALPSLVDINVPDGKHFTVCGDVHGQFYDLMNVFELNGLPSEDNPYLFNGDFVDRGSFSVEVILTLFAFKCMSPSAMYLSRGNHESKSMNKIYGFEGEVKSKLSDKFVELFAEVFCCLPLAHVINKKIFVVHGGLFSVDGVKLSEIRAIDRFCEPPEEGLMCELLWSDPQPQLGRGPSKRGVGLSFGPDVTKRFLQDNNLDLIVRSHEVKDEGYEIEHDGKLITVFSAPNYCDQMGNKGAFIRFEVPDLKPNIVSFSAVLHPDVKPMAYANNFLRMFS; encoded by the exons ATGGCGATAATGCGGTATACTGGGCTAACCGTGCGTTTGCGCACACCAAATTGGAAGAATATGGAAGTGCCATACAGGACGCTACAACAGCTATTGAAGTCGACTCCAGATATTCCAAG gGGTATTACAGACGGGGTGCAGCATATTTGGCCATGGGAAAGTTTAAAGAAGCTCTTAAGGATTTTCAACAAGTGCGGACTGTTTGTTGCGTTT GTCAAAAGGATTTCTCCAAACGACCCTGATGCTACCAAGAAATTGAAGGAATGTGAGAAAGCAGTTATGAAGCTAAAATTTGAAGATGCAATTTCTGTACCTGAATCTGAAAGACATTCTCTAGCTGATTCTATTGATTATCACACTATAG ACGTGGAGCCTCAATATACTGGCGCTAGAATAGGAGATGTTGTGACTTTGGACTTTGTGAAGAAAATGATGAACGATTTCAAGAACCAGAAGTGCTTACACAAAAG ATATGCCTACCAGATTGTGCTGCAGTTAAGAGAAATGCTTCGGGCATTGCCATCTCTTGTTGATATCAATGTTCCTGATGGGAAACATTTCACGGTGTGTGGTGATGTACATGGCCAG TTTTACGATTTGATGAATGTATTTGAGCTCAATGGGCTTCCATCAGAGGAtaatccgtatctgttcaatgGAGACTTTGTAGATAGGGGTTCATTCTCTGTTGAAGTGATACTCACACTATTTGCCTTCAAATGCATGTCGCCATCAG CTATGTACCTTTCTCGAGGGAACCATGAAAGCAAGAGCATGAACAAAATATATGGTTTTGAGGGCGAGGTCAAGTCAAAATTGAGTGATAAATTTGTGGAACTATTTGCTGAAGTGTTTTGTTGTTTACCTCTGGCTCATGTcataaataagaaaatttttgTGGTCCACGGAGGACTTTTCAGCGTCGATGGTGTTAAGCTCTCTGAAATCAGAGCAATTGATCGATTTTGTGAGCCTCCTGAGGAAG GGTTGATGTGTGAATTGTTATGGAGTGATCCACAACCTCAACTTGGGAGGGGACCCAGCAAGCGTGGCGTTGGTCTTTCATTTGGTCCTGATGTAACAAAAAGATTTTTGCAGGACAACAATCTAG ATTTAATAGTGCGGTCACATGAAGTTAAGGATGAAGGTTATGAGATCGAGCATGATGGAAAACTTATCACTGTGTTCTCTGCTCCAAATTACTGTGATCAG ATGGGAAACAAGGGTGCCTTTATTCGTTTTGAAGTTCCTGATCTGAAACCAAATATCGTCTCCTTTTCAGCTGTG CTTCACCCAGACGTCAAGCCAATGGCATATGCAAACAATTTTCTGCGAATGTTCTCATAA
- the LOC142526459 gene encoding zinc finger BED domain-containing protein RICESLEEPER 1-like, protein MDGSDEVVIVNSSRLKSVVWNDFDRVKRGETYMAVCRHCKRILSGSSTSGTSHLRNHLTRCRKRSNHDIAQMLTRGMRKQSTLALTKFNSVQIKNEMVTVASYTREQGPKSGNLSMGSVNVDQRKSQTDLARMIIMHGYPLGMVEDIGFKIFVGNLQPLFDLVTVDRVQADCMEIYRKEKERVYVELDKLPGKVSLSAERWIYNGNTEYLSLIAHFIDDSWELKNKVLNFLSIDPFQAEELLSEIIMTNLRNWDIDRKLFSLTVDNCSTCDRIVYRIRDQLSQHNFLMCEGQLFDVRCAANTVKLLVQDVLGTSREITDKVREAIRFVQNSQATREKFEEIVQLVGANCQQLLSLDNPFQWNSTYSMLETALGYKEALSQLQERDPGFSIFPSCLDWDRLRAVTSILKFFHEVSNVFVGGKHSTANSYFAETCDIHLQLIEWCQKSDDFVSSLALKLKTKFDEYWKKCSLIMAVAAILDPRFKMKLVEYYYPQIYGDTALDCIDIVSNCIKALYNGHAIYTPLADHGQCSNSETSGSAVKDKLTGFDGFLHENSVNQNIKSDLDKYLEEPLFPRSVDFSILNWWKVHEPRYPVLSMMARNILGIPISKVSVESLFDFRDRALNQCWSSLKPDSLQALMCSQDWVRYELEVTDSKSLVAPTFALCYDAN, encoded by the exons ATGGATGGCTCAGATGAAGTTGTCATTGTTAACTCTAGTAGATTGAAATCTGTTGTCTGGAATGATTTTGATAGAGTTAAAAGAGGTGAAACATACATGGCCGTCTGTCGGCACTGCAAAAGAATACTTAGCGGGTCAAGTACTAGTGGAacatctcatttacgaaatcattTGACTAGGTGCCGTAAAAGATCAAACCACGACATTGCTCAAATGTTGACAAGGGGCATGAGAAAGCAAAGCACCCTTGCCCTTACCAAGTTCAACTCAGTTCAAATAAAGAATGAGATGGTCACTGTTGCAAGTTACACTCGTGAACAAGGGCCAAAAAGTGGAAATTTGAGCATGGGAAGTGTCAATGTTGATCAGAGGAAGAGTCAGACAGATCTTGCACGCATGATCATTATGCATGGTTATCCATTGGGCATGGTTGAGGACATAGGCTTCAAGATATTTGTTGGAAATCTTCAGCCCTTGTTTGATCTTGTGACTGTTGATAGAGTTCAGGCTGACTGTATGGAGATTTATAGAAAAGAGAAAGAGAGAGTATATGTGGAGCTTGATAAACTGCCTGGGAAAGTCAGCCTTAGTGCTGAGAGATGGATTTACAATGGAAATACAGAGTATCTGAGTTTGATAGCACATTTTATCGATGATTCTTGGGAACTGAAGAATAAGGTTTTGAACTTTTTATCCATTGATCCCTTTCAAGCAGAAGAATTGCTTTCAGAAATAATCATGACTAATCTTAGGAACTGGGATATTGATAGAAAGTTGTTCTCATTGACAGTTGATAACTGTTCCACCTGTGACAGGATTGTCTACAGAATCAGAGACCAACTCAGCCAGCACAATTTCCTGATGTGTGAGGGCCAATTGTTCGATGTACGCTGTGCAGCAAATACCGTCAAGTTGTTGGTCCAAGATGTCCTTGGAACATCACGAGAGATCACTGACAAAGTTCGTGAAGCTATACGGTTTGTTCAAAATTCCCAAGCCACTAGAGAAAAGTTTGAAGAGATAGTTCAGTTAGTTGGGGCTAATTGCCAGCAACTCTTATCCCTTGATAATCCATTTCAATGGAACTCGACATATTCAATGCTTGAAACTGCTTTAGGGTACAAAGAAGCACTCTCTCAATTGCAAGAACGTGACCCTGGCTTCTCAATATTTCCATCTTGTTTAGATTGGGACAGGCTGCGTGCTGTCACTAGTATCTTGAAGTTCTTTCATGAAGTTTCCAATGTATTTGTGGGAGGCAAGCATTCCACTGCTAATTCATACTTTGCTGAGACTTGTGACATTCATTTACAGCTGATTGAATGGTGCCAGAAGTCAGATGATTTCGTTAGCAGTTTAGCATTGAAACTTAAAACAAAGTTTGACGAATATTGGAAGAAATGCAGCTTGATTATGGCCGTTGCAGCCATCTTAGATCCcagattcaaaatgaaactaGTGGAATACTACTATCCACAAATTTATGGTGATACTGCTCTAGATTGCATAGATATTGTTTCAAATTGTATAAAAGCTTTGTACAATGGTCATGCTATCTACACCCCATTAGCGGATCATGGTCAATGTTCAAATTCGGAAACGAGTGGTAGTGCTGTTAAGGATAAACTTACTGGCTTTGACGGATTCCTGCACGAAAATTCCGTTAACCAAAATATAAAATCTGACCTAGACAAGTATTTGGAGGAACCCCTCTTTCCACGAAGTGTTGATTTCAGTATATTGAATTGGTGGAAGGTTCACGAACCAAGATATCCTGTGCTGTCCATGATGGCGCGCAACATTTTAGGGATACCGATATCCAAAGTATCCGTTGAGTCTCTATTTGATTTTCGCGATAGGGCCCTTAATCAGTGCTGGAGTTCACTCAAGCCGGATAGTTTGCAAGCTCTGATGTGTTCCCAGGATTGGGTGCGGTATGAATTAGAAG TGACAGACTCGAAATCTCTCGTGGCCCCTACCTTTGCCTTATGCTACGATGCAAACTAA
- the LOC142526458 gene encoding uncharacterized protein LOC142526458: protein MRSVNMVKSWPFDDFATEQTVDSFLPPIMVKKFSWWLDELEYSRSVMAVNVGNSKKKKKRVEGKGETSLRGVEDVEESDMDVEEGLGVAKAPKKRSIVDIFAASPLSVERMINLGEEEDNYDPELDGFSVNSKWWGLQGKRNEKSKEKKINKETTMSKLKNSKKSRDNFKNKKRRGDNKEKRLKLKSLTQDVANVYGIRDRVSSHKRKSSPQNFDAEKKIMAHEANKLMSENQHQILPVRGILKNHAKVISVQNSAKSILQESIQLSGRGKQKENKHVTFSEKDDIIKLARKSLLSVECLKVPILNGSDMDAVAASFCEDDVQEIEKDTTLGETSDNEELSNEIPQEINTGYSWKEPSTFHRCSINTTDYLKQHKMDEFFSGSVTSYQDTLHDLKKFESGLKDAPQIPMHAYSPGFFCMPLECCCRAQNIKMVCDPSNSNCGSLFEDLRSAGSRFHPMCLKDYLDACKRPSVPCMYNGGRISNTPLVSSQSKMDNLFPHPYPYQTLPNLSPTEYMHSLCSSTNGNQRGYLCEKRNIYGLTESSLGLPLTLQRELIKLNSSADWDFCQMKSSMTADPSPSLSTRSNVMSKSLGNHSDCRNWDCRTSVDQLNLCPFEDNLKAKPLVVPSNLDFSKFQSNGKGNRDLGLIKLRSFQPDKSISNQKNQIQKFPGNERVLSTVRLMGKEFIVGGRLGEFRDALNCSSEMKFTSENMHSHPQFHGQTTMHKNNFPVQTLYSAVSPDASFTVNRSKPVFPEALTSQYESHIFSFELPTSTPVLQESHPILISRANELVNNQNWLHTPKSAIRFPFVHSDIEGEVLSSQTRSCSLNPHPLFVDVLDEGRLFRYRHSNCTFANDRHSLAMLGTTLLD, encoded by the exons ATGAGAAGTGTTAACATGGTGAAAAGCTGGCCCTTTGATGACTTTGCCACGGAACAAACTGTAGATTCATTCCTTCCTCCGATCATGGTCAAGAAATTCTCCTGGTGGCTAGATGAGCTCGAGTATTCGCGTTCAGTAATGGCTGTTAACGTCGGAAActcaaaaaagaagaagaaaagggTTGAAGGAAAAGGAGAAACCTCTTTGAGAGGCGTAGAGGACGTGGAGGAATCTGATATGGATGTTGAAGAAGGTCTCGGAGTAGCAAAGGCTCCCAAGAAGAGGTCAATTGTAGATATTTTTGCCGCGTCCCCCCTCTCCGTGGAGAGGATGATTAATCTTGGCGAGGAGGAAGATAACTACGATCCAGAATTAGATGGGTTTTCCGTTAATTCCAAGTGGTGGGGCCTCCAAGGGAAAAGGAATGAAAAGAGTAAAGAAAAGAAGATAAATAAGGAGACTACGATGAGCAAACTGAAGAACTCGAAGAAATCAAGGGACAacttcaagaacaagaagagGAGAGGGGATAACAAG GAAAAACGTTTAAAGCTCAAATCGCTAACTCAAGATGTTGCTAACGTATATGGTATACGTGATCGTGTTTCGTCCCACAAGAGAAAATCAAGCCCACAAAATTTTGATGCAGAAAAGAAGATCATGGCTCATGAAGCTAATAAGTTGATGTCAGAGAACCAACACCAAATACTTCCCGTGCGTGGTATTTTAAAGAATCATGCAAAAGTAATTTCGGTGCAGAATTCAGCAAAAAGTATATTGCAGGAGTCTATTCAATTGAGTGGTCGtggaaaacaaaaagaaaacaaacacGTTACTTTCTCTGAAAAGGATGACATAATTAAACTGGCGAGAAAATCATTGCTTTCTGTAGAATGTTTGAAGGTGCCAATATTAAATGGTTCAGATATGGACGCTGTTGCTGCTTCTTTTTGTGAAGATGATGTTCAGGAGATAGAAAAAGATACAACTCTTGGGGAAACCAGTGACAATGAGGAACTATCTAACGAAATACCGCAGGAGATTAACACTGGATATTCATGGAAGGAGCCATCAACTTTCCATCGGTGTTCTATCAATACAACTGACTACTTAAAGCAGCACAAAATGGATGAATTTTTTAGCGGGTCTGTAACATCATATCAAGACACATTGCACGACTTAAAAAAGTTTGAAAGTGGCCTCAAAGATGCACCCCAAATCCCAATGCATGCCTATTCTCCTGGATTCTTTTGCATGCCTCTGGAGTGTTGTTGTCGCGCGCAAAATATCAAGATGGTGTGTGATCCGTCAAACTCTAATTGTGGGAGCCTGTTTGAAGATTTACGAAGTGCTGGTTCAAGATTCCATCCGATGTGTTTGAAGGATTATTTGGATGCATGTAAAAGGCCTTCTGTTCCTTGTATGTATAATGGGGGACGAATCAGCAATACACCTCTAGTTTCATCTCAAAGCAAAATGGATAATTTATTTCCCCATCCTTATCCGTATCAAACATTACCTAATCTTTCCCCAACGGAATATATGCATTCTTTATGTTCCTCAACAAATGGGAACCAACGAGGATATCTTTGTGAAAAAAGGAACATATATGGCCTAACTGAAAGTTCCTTGGGATTGCCTCTGACTTTACAAAGAGAGTTGATCAAATTGAATTCAAGTGCTGACTGGGACTTTTGCCAGATGAAATCAAGCATGACAGCAGATCCTTCCCCTAGTTTATCTACACGTAGCAATGTCATGTCAAAATCCTTGGGTAATCATTCAGACTGCAGAAACTGGGATTGTAGGACATCAGTGGATCAGTTGAACTTATGTCCTTTTGAGGACAATCTAAAAGCAAAACCTCTTGTTGTTCCGTCAAATTTAGATTTTTCTAAATTTCAAAGTAATGGGAAAGGAAATCGTGACTTAGGTTTGATTAAATTGCGGTCCTTTCAACCAGATAAGTCGATAAGCAACCAGAAAAACCAAATTCAGAAGTTTCCAGGAAATGAGAGGGTTCTTTCGACAGTCCGTTTGATGGGCAAAGAATTTATAGTCGGTGGAAGATTAGGAGAATTCAGAGACGCTTTGAATTGTTCATCAGAAATGAAATTCACTTCAGAAAATATGCACTCTCACCCTCAGTTTCATGGTCAAACTACAATGCACAAGAATAATTTTCCTGTCCAGACTTTATATTCTGCTGTCTCTCCAGATGCTTCTTTCACGGTGAACAGAAGTAAGCCTGTATTCCCAGAGGCCTTGACGAGTCAATATGAATCACATATTTTCAGCTTTGAGCTACCCACATCCACACCTGTTCTGCAGGAATCACACCCCATTTTGATATCTAGGGCCAATGAACTGGTAAATAATCAGAATTGGCTTCACACTCCTAAATCAGCCATCAGATTTCCCTTCGTGCACAGTGATATCGAAGGTGAAGTCCTATCTTCTCAAACTCGAAGCTGTTCTTTGAATCCTCACCCATTGTTTGTTGATGTTTTAGATGAGGGAAGATTGTTCAGATACCGTCACTCAAATTGTACTTTTGCTAATGACCGCCATTCACTTGCAATGCTTGGAACTACTCTATTGGATTGA
- the LOC142527050 gene encoding uncharacterized protein LOC142527050, which produces MLCPLARSCSLQTLLLILLFLLLSPVFSTIQVPRNSQSNKNPPPNMDPVELETLFKIMETLSSDENWRVSYPDPCQAGSSRPGIECKFTGSDNLFHVIRLDFGTSPNPTCKKTATFPSEIFHLSYLESIFIFQCFTHTPTIISLSVNESHISSPIQQLSLRSNSRLIGSIPPQLSSLKSLQILTLSQNRLTGPVPVEIFSLSSLLHLDFSYNFITGTIPSEMGNFRNLMGLDLSYNKFTGPIPSKLGQLNDLQKLDLSYNFLTGSIPESFQQLNSLVFLDLSSNKLSGGLPEGLKGLQNLQYLLMEDNPMFISLPWELSQLNKLQELRLGNCGYWGTIPEKYSELTNLSTLSLQNNRLSGEIPASFGNLSLIYHLNLSRNFLNGVVPFNSSFLKRLGRNLDLSGNPGLCLSPSAAAYDDHVGVDVCGNNKSGSSIQPLKNSEAPRDHIISFWLNVALIFLALNAILFSA; this is translated from the coding sequence ATGCTCTGTCCACTTGCACGTTCATGTTCCCTTCAAACTCTTCTCCTAATACTACTTTTTCTTTTATTATCTCCTGTCTTCTCCACTATTCAAGTTCCTAGAAACAGCCAGTCAAACAAGAATCCCCCTCCTAATATGGATCCAGTTGAACTTGAAACCTTGTTCAAGATTATGGAAACTCTGTCATCTGATGAAAATTGGAGAGTTTCATACCCTGACCCTTGTCAAGCGGGTTCATCCCGGCCCGGAATTGAGTGCAAATTTACAGGAAGTGACAATCTTTTCCATGTAATCAGACTTGATTTTGGCACCTCCCCAAATCCAACGTGCAAGAAAACAGCCACATTTCCTTCAGAAATCTTTCATCTCTCATATCTTGAAtccattttcatttttcagtgTTTCACTCATACCCCAACAATTATTTCACTCTCAGTAAACGAATCGCATATCAGTTCTCCAATTCAACAGCTGAGTTTGAGATCAAATTCTAGACTTATTGGCTCAATCCCACCTCAACTTTCCTCTTTGAAATCACTTCAAATCCTCACATTGTCACAAAACAGGCTCACAGGGCCAGTTCCAGTTGAAATTTTCAGTTTGAGTTCACTTTTACACCTGGATTTTAGTTACAACTTCATCACTGGAACAATCCCCTCTGAAATGGGCAATTTTAGAAACCTTATGGGCCTTGATTTAAGCTACAACAAGTTCACGGGACCAATCCCTTCTAAACTAGGACAGCTCAATGATCTTCAAAAGCTTGATTTGAGCTACAATTTTTTGACCGGAAGCATTCCAGAAAGCTTTCAACAGCTGAATTCTTTGGTTTTCTTGGACTTGAGCAGCAACAAATTGAGCGGGGGACTCCCAGAAGGATTGAAAGGGTTGCAAAATTTGCAGTATTTATTAATGGAAGATAATCCAATGTTTATATCTCTGCCATGGGAACTCAGTCAGCtcaataaacttcaagaacttAGGCTTGGAAATTGTGGGTACTGGGGAACAATACCAGAGAAGTATTCAGAACTAACAAATCTAAGCACACTTTCATTGCAGAACAACCGTTTATCAGGTGAAATTCCAGCGAGTTTTGGCAATCTATCACTTATATATCACTTGAATTTGAGCAGAAACTTTCTGAACGGCGTTGTGCCTTTTAACTCGAGTTTCTTAAAAAGGCTTGGAAGAAATCTGGACCTCAGTGGCAATCCTGGGCTGTGTTTGAGTCCATCTGCAGCAGCATATGATGATCATGTTGGAGTTGATGTTTGTGGGAATAATAAATCTGGATCATCGATCCAGCCACTGAAGAATTCTGAAGCTCCAAGggatcatataatatcattttggtTAAATGTTGCTTTGATTTTTCTTGCATTGAATGCAATATTGTTTTCTGCTTAA
- the LOC142526651 gene encoding serine/threonine-protein phosphatase 5-like isoform X1: MPPSMATEDSSNDSRAEELKALANEAFKARKYSQAIDLYTQAIEVDGDNAVYWANRAFAHTKLEEYGSAIQDATTAIEVDSRYSKGYYRRGAAYLAMGKFKEALKDFQQVKRISPNDPDATKKLKECEKAVMKLKFEDAISVPESERHSLADSIDYHTIDVEPQYTGARIGDVVTLDFVKKMMNDFKNQKCLHKRYAYQIVLQLREMLRALPSLVDINVPDGKHFTVCGDVHGQFYDLMNVFELNGLPSEDNPYLFNGDFVDRGSFSVEVILTLFAFKCMSPSAMYLSRGNHESKSMNKIYGFEGEVKSKLSDKFVELFAEVFCCLPLAHVINKKIFVVHGGLFSVDGVKLSEIRAIDRFCEPPEEGLMCELLWSDPQPQLGRGPSKRGVGLSFGPDVTKRFLQDNNLDLIVRSHEVKDEGYEIEHDGKLITVFSAPNYCDQMGNKGAFIRFEVPDLKPNIVSFSAVLHPDVKPMAYANNFLRMFS, encoded by the exons ATGCCCCCTAGCATGGCGACAGAAGATTCCAGCAACGATTCGCGAGCTGAAGAACTCAAAGCCCTGGCCAATGAAGCGTTCAAAG CCCGCAAGTATTCTCAGgctattgatttatatactcAAGCAATAGAAGTGGATGGCGATAATGCGGTATACTGGGCTAACCGTGCGTTTGCGCACACCAAATTGGAAGAATATGGAAGTGCCATACAGGACGCTACAACAGCTATTGAAGTCGACTCCAGATATTCCAAG gGGTATTACAGACGGGGTGCAGCATATTTGGCCATGGGAAAGTTTAAAGAAGCTCTTAAGGATTTTCAACAA GTCAAAAGGATTTCTCCAAACGACCCTGATGCTACCAAGAAATTGAAGGAATGTGAGAAAGCAGTTATGAAGCTAAAATTTGAAGATGCAATTTCTGTACCTGAATCTGAAAGACATTCTCTAGCTGATTCTATTGATTATCACACTATAG ACGTGGAGCCTCAATATACTGGCGCTAGAATAGGAGATGTTGTGACTTTGGACTTTGTGAAGAAAATGATGAACGATTTCAAGAACCAGAAGTGCTTACACAAAAG ATATGCCTACCAGATTGTGCTGCAGTTAAGAGAAATGCTTCGGGCATTGCCATCTCTTGTTGATATCAATGTTCCTGATGGGAAACATTTCACGGTGTGTGGTGATGTACATGGCCAG TTTTACGATTTGATGAATGTATTTGAGCTCAATGGGCTTCCATCAGAGGAtaatccgtatctgttcaatgGAGACTTTGTAGATAGGGGTTCATTCTCTGTTGAAGTGATACTCACACTATTTGCCTTCAAATGCATGTCGCCATCAG CTATGTACCTTTCTCGAGGGAACCATGAAAGCAAGAGCATGAACAAAATATATGGTTTTGAGGGCGAGGTCAAGTCAAAATTGAGTGATAAATTTGTGGAACTATTTGCTGAAGTGTTTTGTTGTTTACCTCTGGCTCATGTcataaataagaaaatttttgTGGTCCACGGAGGACTTTTCAGCGTCGATGGTGTTAAGCTCTCTGAAATCAGAGCAATTGATCGATTTTGTGAGCCTCCTGAGGAAG GGTTGATGTGTGAATTGTTATGGAGTGATCCACAACCTCAACTTGGGAGGGGACCCAGCAAGCGTGGCGTTGGTCTTTCATTTGGTCCTGATGTAACAAAAAGATTTTTGCAGGACAACAATCTAG ATTTAATAGTGCGGTCACATGAAGTTAAGGATGAAGGTTATGAGATCGAGCATGATGGAAAACTTATCACTGTGTTCTCTGCTCCAAATTACTGTGATCAG ATGGGAAACAAGGGTGCCTTTATTCGTTTTGAAGTTCCTGATCTGAAACCAAATATCGTCTCCTTTTCAGCTGTG CTTCACCCAGACGTCAAGCCAATGGCATATGCAAACAATTTTCTGCGAATGTTCTCATAA